A region from the Rosa rugosa chromosome 6, drRosRugo1.1, whole genome shotgun sequence genome encodes:
- the LOC133717345 gene encoding uncharacterized protein LOC133717345 yields MAFPSFSVLVTEEVGKFLTGKYSYGPSPSDEWFKQGKIVLIFLLVLVRRSDLGLAMGADSQAAADVFRALSIMGLKSQLSSDDELLVVRLWKGLQCYCYSDSRF; encoded by the exons ATGGCCTTTCCAAGTTTTTCAGTACTAGTAACTGAGGAAGTGGGTAAGTTTTTGACAGGAAAGTATTCATATGGACCAAGCCCTTCTGATGAATGGTTCAAGCAGGGGAAGATA GTGCTTATATTTCTCTTGGTTCTGGTGAGAAGGTCCGATCTTGGACTTGCAATGGGTGCTGATTCTCAGGCAGCTGCTGATGTTTTTAG AGCATTGTCAATCATGGGGTTGAAAAGCCAGCTATCCAGTGATGATGAACTTCTGGTTGTTCGTCTTTGGAAGGGTCTTCAATGCTATTGCTATAGTGATTCAAGATTTTGA